Proteins encoded in a region of the Anopheles aquasalis chromosome 2, idAnoAquaMG_Q_19, whole genome shotgun sequence genome:
- the LOC126581263 gene encoding uncharacterized protein LOC126581263: protein MQRFPVLWGAVVVVVVMLLMLLQVVTPMMQLRFPYSHTNFSLALYKAAFNEEQNVVVAPFTLQNSIAMLYSIATGTTRDRLREVFALPANFTEFISNQKELHYSLADGSEGFRMKNRIIVNGFREVDARMRDIMSEDLNTLLMYLDFGQRESVIRRANHFLNVRTNGLIRDTLFLGDVPKHLQLIQLSAGSCRPPFASGFDPRDTFARDFRTGWIEKLYQTNTMYKEGDFRFARIPELEIEVLELPFQSRSDSIMWIMLPDRDAGLERIVKALEPEHFDAIHAHFSMKRASIVVPVFSIKTEFNATDFLRDTVGLEAMFRLRELRFFDDHDSSLDSVMHRAAISVHERTAEAGGVATVHSFSKRSAANYQFYVGRSFLFAILKRSSKQILFIGHLYKPHDLVEV from the exons ATGCAGCGATTTCCGGTGTTGTGGGgagctgtggtggtggtggtggtgatgctgcttatgctgcttcAGGTTGTGACACCGATGATGCAGCTCCGCTTCCCCTACAGTCACACCAACTTCAGTCTCGCGCTCTACAAG GCAGCGTTCAATGAGGAACAGAATGTGGTGGTCGCTCCGTTCACGCTACAGAACAGCATCGCCATGCTGTACTCGATAGCGACCGGTACGACGAGGGATCGGTTGCGTGAAGTGTTCGCGTTGCCGGCCAACTTTACCGAGTTCATCAGCAACCAGAAGGAACTGCACTACTCGCTGGCCGATGGATCCGAGGGCTTCCGGATGAAGAACCGTATCATTGTGAATGGATTCCGGGAGGTGGACGCACGGATGCGGGACATTATGAGCGAGGATTTGAACACACTGCTGATGTACTTGGACTTTGGGCAACGGGAGAGTGTCATAAGACGTGCCAATCACTTCCTGAACGTGCGCACGAACGGCCTGATCCGGGATACACTGTTCCTGGGCGATGTACCGAAGCATCTGCAGTTGATACAGTTGAGTGCCGGGTCCTGTCGGCCACCGTTCGCTAGTGGGTTCGATCCGAGGGATACGTTCGCGCGTGACTTCCGGACCGGGTGGATCGAGAAGCTGTACCAAACGAATACGATGTACAAGGAGGGTGACTTTCGGTTCGCGCGTATTCCGGAGCTAGAAATTGAGGTGCTTGAGTTGCCGTTTCAGTCGCGCAGTGATTCGATCATGTGGATTATGTTACCGGATCGGGATGCCGGATTGGAGCGCATCGTGAAGGCACTCGAGCCGGAGCATTTCGATGCGATTCATGCACATTTTAGTATGAAACGGGCGAGTATTGTGGTGCCAGTGTTTTCGATTAAGACGGAGTTCAATGCGACGGATTTTCTGCGCGATACGGTAGGGTTGGAGGCCATGTTTCGGTTGAGGGAGTTGCGGTTCTTTGATGATCACGATTCGTCGCTGGACAGTGTGATGCACCGGGCGGCGATCAGTGTGCACGAGAGGACGGCAGAGGCGGGCGGAGTGGCCACGGTGCACAGTTTTAGCAAACGGAGTGCGGCTAACTATCAGTTCTATGTCGGTCGATCGTTTCTGTTTGCGATTTTGAAGCGCTCTTCGAAGCAGATACTCTTCATCGGACATCTTTATAAGCCGCATGATTTGGTGGAAGTGTAA